In a genomic window of candidate division WOR-3 bacterium:
- a CDS encoding phosphoesterase: protein MIYFTADTHFYHTNIIKYCKRPFKDVDEMNEKMIENWNRVVRPVDQVYIIGDFVFGHAGRQCERIVEIIKRLKGNIFLIKGSHDKLENFNPSILREDAKRFHIFQDRIITILVENQEIVLCHYAMRVWPKSHYGSWHLYGHSHGQLEGWGKSFDVGVDCWNFRPISFSEVCSIMKTKPDNFDLVRK from the coding sequence ATGATTTATTTTACTGCTGATACGCATTTTTATCATACAAATATTATCAAATACTGCAAACGGCCATTTAAGGATGTTGATGAAATGAATGAGAAAATGATTGAGAATTGGAATAGGGTTGTCCGTCCAGTTGACCAGGTCTATATTATCGGTGATTTTGTTTTTGGACATGCGGGGAGGCAATGTGAAAGAATTGTAGAAATTATCAAAAGACTCAAAGGTAATATCTTTTTAATCAAGGGTTCACACGATAAATTAGAAAATTTTAACCCATCAATTCTTAGGGAGGATGCAAAACGATTTCATATCTTTCAAGATAGGATAATCACAATTTTGGTTGAAAACCAAGAAATAGTCTTGTGTCATTATGCAATGCGGGTCTGGCCAAAATCTCATTATGGCTCTTGGCATTTATATGGTCACAGCCATGGCCAACTTGAAGGATGGGGTAAATCGTTTGATGTTGGTGTAGATTGCTGGAATTTCAGACCCATCTCTTTTTCTGAAGTTTGTAGTATAATGAAAACCAAACCCGATAACTTTGATCTCGTGAGAAAATAA
- a CDS encoding metallophosphoesterase, which translates to MKILYTTDLHGNKEQFELNFNEAIKNNVKIVINGGDMMPKTDEYTIFKLQEKFLKYLEGYFEKFEKERIYYLCLLGNDDLRIYDKRFDEICKKFEFVKNIAQRKVKIEGYEFIGMNFIVDNPFRLKDRCRKDTDEYQIGIQYGTALVSLDNGFEEIKDWKSYINTLPTLDDELSKLPKPKNKGNTIYVIHMPPSNLGLDVCQNGNKVGSKAVYNFLLKNQPRMSLHGHIHESPEISGVWKANIGDTICIQPGQSGILTYVLIDTSKNKIDLFRQ; encoded by the coding sequence TTAATTTTAATGAGGCAATAAAGAATAATGTTAAAATAGTGATAAATGGTGGTGATATGATGCCTAAGACAGATGAATATACAATATTCAAATTGCAGGAAAAATTCCTCAAATACCTTGAAGGATATTTTGAAAAATTTGAGAAGGAGAGAATCTATTACCTTTGTCTTTTAGGTAACGATGATTTGAGAATTTATGATAAGCGATTTGATGAGATTTGTAAAAAATTTGAATTTGTGAAGAATATTGCTCAACGAAAAGTAAAAATTGAAGGGTATGAGTTTATCGGGATGAACTTTATTGTGGATAATCCTTTCCGGCTTAAGGACCGATGTCGAAAAGACACAGATGAATATCAAATAGGTATTCAGTATGGTACTGCACTCGTTTCGCTGGATAATGGTTTTGAAGAGATAAAAGACTGGAAATCGTATATCAATACCTTGCCAACCTTAGATGATGAATTGAGCAAATTGCCTAAGCCAAAAAACAAAGGAAATACAATTTATGTTATTCATATGCCGCCTTCCAATCTTGGTTTAGATGTCTGTCAAAATGGCAACAAGGTTGGTTCTAAGGCGGTCTATAATTTTTTGCTGAAAAACCAGCCAAGGATGTCTCTACATGGACACATTCACGAATCGCCTGAGATTTCTGGTGTTTGGAAAGCGAATATCGGGGATACGATTTGTATTCAGCCCGGACAGAGTGGAATATTAACTTACGTGCTGATTGATACATCAAAAAATAAAATAGATTTATTTCGCCAGTGA
- a CDS encoding winged helix-turn-helix domain-containing protein, whose product MNFLLKLFKGLANKTRLRMIEILLDKKALTADDFSEILNIPRVTACRNLKILEREDLIKGERINVQVYYSLNRDKNRPYNAALIALIKKKKAGG is encoded by the coding sequence ATGAATTTTTTACTAAAATTATTTAAGGGATTGGCCAATAAGACCAGACTTAGGATGATTGAAATCTTATTAGATAAGAAGGCATTGACTGCGGATGATTTTTCTGAGATATTAAATATTCCTCGGGTAACGGCGTGTAGAAACTTGAAAATTCTTGAACGAGAGGATTTGATTAAAGGTGAACGGATAAATGTCCAGGTCTACTATTCATTAAACAGAGATAAAAATAGACCATATAATGCTGCACTGATTGCATTGATTAAGAAAAAGAAAGCCGGGGGTTAA